Proteins from a single region of Candidatus Krumholzibacteriia bacterium:
- a CDS encoding T9SS type A sorting domain-containing protein, which produces MKRFPVAVVVALLLLFTVNPAEAAKFISGTIASNTTLDTVGGRVYQVTGPITVNPGVTLTISPGVVLKFNLNTYMTVNGKIVAAGGSTPDSLIYFTSIRDDNAPAPAGEDTNGDGGTTTPANSNWYYVYFTAGSDDTSILKHCVLRYGGAGATGMVLCQDASPTLEDCDLSAAYYGVRCNGASKPIIRDTSINAMTDVPIAIEIQADPVLDNLAFGSTQDNGFDALGLLGGTLTGANTLRIRGATLGVTPIPNLVYILISDFTVANGGSLTIQPGVVVKPKAGVNVLVQGTLTMDGTANPDSQIVFTSFKDDTYGNPNDTNNDGSISAPARGDWGQIEFQPGSSGSVSRAIIKFGGSNSAEGVIRCMNVSPPISDCLISDTYFGIEQKGTASSVITNVTISNCAKTPIYMSTTANPTFAGLTFNNNTLTALGIINETVSTNSVLKVRNVAGYNNITYWLSGTLTIAGGSRLRVEPGVVVKVDQYYMDINIDGALTADAKPESLIVFTSRPDDAWGNPADTENNGGATVPAPNNWGHIKFSATSNDAQCILDNCVLSYGGYDPLGAYRGVVWCNSASPTITNCQFKTNTIGITTDGNSAPTIATNDFFNHSSVPLATSVVSDPQYSLNTFSQNAYHAVGILPETLSQNARLEKIFVGGPPQFSQYFPYMHLGTLTIGTAAKLTIDAGVVVKVLSGNPITVNGALDMLGKSIPDSIIVYTSIHDDSKGGDSNVNGSSTSPSAGNWSSIQFNSTATASLIEHSLFRFGGSNYVIRMASASPTIRNCEFEINTWGLWIQNTSNPVVQNNLFRLTTYLPASCSIIANPVFSGNTLDNNGYDALGMIGESLGQDATVHKRNFAGYSNITRILVGGSLNVNFGVTLTIDAGIVLKMGRIGYEPFNGFIGVDGALDVNGTLAEPVVFTSSVDDEYGNPPDTNNDGALSLPAAGNWQYIEFRDVSTDANNILQHCLFRYGGYNSYAIRIVTAGPTFQDCTFYRNNSYAIRIEGASNPVINACVFDYHTITPVQMSLISNPSFVGANQFNPTNTYRAIGVIGETLAQDVLWKRRSVGSIASVPYVLTGNLTAGLSSILRIQPGVVIKPTSGVGITVQRGLIAEGKALPESLIVFTSPRDDFYGGDTNNDSTLTNGSSLRWGSIQIANEAIDDSTRFSYCVFRYATNSSTIGAVNVTSAHPDFNRCIFQQNGVGVNFNGAAGDSTKGKIERCDFLDNTYYGVKNTGLSFVVSAKNSWWGDASGPLDNSDDTSTGGWYNPTGLGDPVTNKVDYTGWKTGGVQNLLLGDVSLNGEVRAFDASLVLQHLALLITLSAQQQTIGDVNCSNVLSTLDASFILRYVAGLLSYFPCALAGPEGSPALPVVADGLYLPGSGHGNFDVRLPAFTLEPANETTVRVEVGGDGELLGHEYHFEYDPNLVEVAGVRLTKDAEGAMLYWKADTEGHLHVAVAAMDLLPVKAAVELVLRPRGNPADGTRVAFDFTRVVLNEQNLTDVALSDGGTVNVSRKLPGEFALMQNRPNPFNPTTTIEYAIPASASSLRVSVSVFDVAGRLVRTLVDRTEAPGLHSVVWDGRDDRGVAVSSGVYFYRINAGSFRADRKMVLLK; this is translated from the coding sequence GTGAAGCGCTTCCCTGTCGCCGTAGTCGTTGCTCTGCTCCTGCTGTTCACCGTAAATCCCGCTGAAGCAGCCAAGTTCATCTCCGGAACCATCGCCAGCAATACCACGCTGGATACCGTCGGGGGCCGCGTCTACCAGGTCACCGGGCCGATCACGGTGAACCCGGGTGTGACCCTCACCATCAGCCCCGGCGTGGTGCTAAAGTTCAACCTGAACACGTATATGACCGTGAACGGGAAGATCGTGGCGGCGGGCGGATCCACCCCGGATTCGCTGATCTATTTTACATCGATCCGCGACGACAACGCCCCCGCGCCCGCCGGTGAGGACACCAACGGCGACGGAGGGACCACCACCCCGGCCAACAGCAACTGGTACTACGTCTACTTCACCGCGGGCTCCGACGACACCAGCATCCTCAAGCACTGCGTCCTCCGCTACGGCGGCGCGGGCGCCACCGGCATGGTCCTGTGCCAGGACGCCAGCCCCACCCTGGAGGACTGCGACCTGTCGGCCGCCTACTATGGTGTGCGCTGCAACGGCGCCTCCAAACCGATCATCCGCGACACCTCGATCAACGCCATGACCGATGTGCCCATCGCCATCGAGATTCAGGCCGACCCGGTGCTGGACAACCTGGCCTTCGGGTCCACCCAGGACAACGGCTTCGACGCGCTCGGGCTGCTGGGCGGCACCCTCACCGGGGCCAACACGCTGCGCATCCGCGGCGCCACCCTGGGCGTCACCCCGATTCCCAACCTGGTCTACATCCTGATTTCCGACTTCACGGTGGCAAACGGGGGTTCACTCACCATCCAGCCCGGCGTGGTCGTCAAGCCCAAGGCGGGCGTGAACGTGCTGGTGCAGGGAACACTCACCATGGACGGCACCGCCAACCCGGACAGCCAGATCGTATTCACCTCCTTCAAGGACGACACCTACGGCAACCCCAACGACACCAACAACGACGGTTCCATCAGCGCCCCCGCGCGCGGCGACTGGGGACAGATCGAATTCCAGCCCGGATCGAGCGGGTCGGTTTCCCGCGCCATCATCAAGTTCGGCGGATCCAACAGCGCCGAGGGCGTAATTCGTTGCATGAACGTGAGCCCCCCCATTTCCGACTGCCTGATCTCCGACACGTACTTCGGCATCGAGCAGAAGGGTACGGCGAGTTCGGTCATCACCAACGTCACCATCAGCAACTGCGCCAAGACGCCGATCTACATGTCGACGACGGCCAATCCGACCTTCGCCGGCCTGACCTTCAACAACAACACGCTCACCGCACTCGGCATCATCAACGAGACGGTCTCCACCAACTCGGTGCTCAAGGTGCGTAATGTTGCAGGCTACAACAACATCACCTACTGGCTGTCGGGTACGCTCACCATTGCGGGGGGTTCGCGGCTGCGGGTCGAACCGGGCGTGGTGGTCAAGGTCGACCAGTACTACATGGACATCAACATCGACGGGGCCCTGACCGCCGATGCCAAGCCCGAGAGCCTCATCGTCTTCACCTCCCGTCCCGACGACGCCTGGGGCAACCCGGCGGACACGGAGAACAACGGCGGCGCCACGGTTCCCGCCCCGAACAACTGGGGCCACATCAAGTTCTCCGCCACGTCGAATGACGCCCAGTGCATCCTGGACAACTGCGTGCTGTCATATGGCGGCTACGACCCCCTGGGTGCCTACCGCGGTGTGGTGTGGTGCAACAGTGCATCGCCGACCATCACCAACTGCCAGTTCAAGACCAACACCATCGGCATTACCACCGACGGCAATTCGGCGCCGACGATCGCGACCAACGACTTCTTCAACCACAGCAGCGTACCGCTGGCCACGTCGGTGGTGTCCGACCCGCAGTACTCCCTCAACACGTTCAGTCAGAACGCGTACCACGCCGTGGGCATCCTGCCGGAGACGCTCTCACAGAACGCCAGACTGGAGAAGATCTTCGTGGGTGGGCCGCCGCAGTTCTCGCAGTACTTCCCGTACATGCACCTGGGCACGCTCACCATCGGCACCGCCGCCAAGTTGACCATCGATGCCGGCGTGGTGGTGAAGGTGCTGAGCGGCAACCCCATCACCGTCAACGGTGCTCTGGACATGCTGGGCAAGAGCATTCCCGACAGCATCATCGTGTATACTTCCATCCACGACGACTCCAAGGGCGGCGACTCGAACGTCAACGGATCGTCCACATCGCCCTCCGCGGGCAACTGGAGCTCCATCCAGTTCAACAGCACCGCGACCGCCAGCCTGATCGAGCACTCGCTGTTCCGCTTTGGCGGCTCCAACTACGTGATCCGCATGGCCTCGGCCAGCCCGACCATCCGTAACTGCGAGTTCGAAATCAACACCTGGGGGCTGTGGATCCAGAACACGTCCAACCCGGTGGTGCAGAACAACCTGTTCCGGCTGACCACGTACCTGCCGGCCTCCTGTTCGATCATCGCCAACCCGGTGTTCTCCGGCAACACACTGGACAACAACGGCTACGACGCACTGGGCATGATCGGCGAGTCCCTGGGTCAGGACGCAACCGTGCACAAACGCAACTTCGCGGGTTATTCCAACATCACCCGGATCCTCGTGGGCGGGAGTCTCAACGTTAACTTTGGTGTGACACTGACCATCGACGCGGGCATCGTGCTGAAGATGGGTCGGATTGGCTACGAACCATTCAACGGTTTCATCGGCGTCGACGGGGCTCTGGATGTCAACGGAACCCTGGCCGAGCCGGTCGTGTTTACGTCCTCGGTCGACGACGAGTACGGCAACCCGCCGGACACCAATAACGACGGCGCGCTTTCGCTTCCGGCCGCCGGCAACTGGCAGTACATCGAGTTCCGCGACGTCAGTACCGACGCAAACAACATTCTGCAGCACTGCCTGTTCCGTTACGGCGGCTACAACAGCTACGCGATACGCATAGTGACTGCGGGGCCGACGTTCCAGGACTGCACTTTCTACCGGAACAACAGCTACGCCATCCGCATCGAGGGTGCCAGCAACCCGGTGATCAACGCGTGCGTCTTCGACTACCACACCATCACCCCGGTGCAGATGTCGCTCATCAGCAATCCCAGTTTTGTGGGGGCCAACCAATTCAACCCCACCAACACCTACCGGGCCATCGGCGTCATCGGCGAGACCCTCGCCCAGGACGTCCTGTGGAAGCGCCGCAGCGTGGGGTCCATTGCCAGTGTCCCCTACGTACTGACCGGAAACCTCACCGCGGGATTGAGTTCCATCCTGCGCATCCAGCCCGGCGTGGTAATCAAACCCACCTCGGGGGTCGGCATCACGGTGCAGCGGGGTCTCATTGCGGAGGGCAAGGCGCTGCCGGAGAGTCTCATCGTATTTACCTCTCCGCGCGATGACTTCTACGGCGGGGATACCAACAACGACAGCACGCTGACCAACGGCAGCTCGCTGCGCTGGGGCTCCATCCAGATCGCCAACGAGGCCATCGACGACAGCACGCGCTTCAGCTACTGCGTGTTCCGCTACGCCACCAACAGCTCGACCATCGGCGCGGTCAACGTGACCAGCGCCCATCCCGACTTCAACCGCTGCATCTTCCAGCAGAACGGTGTCGGCGTGAACTTCAACGGCGCCGCAGGCGATTCCACCAAGGGCAAGATCGAACGCTGTGACTTCCTGGACAACACGTACTACGGCGTCAAGAACACGGGGCTGAGCTTCGTGGTGTCCGCCAAGAACTCGTGGTGGGGCGACGCCAGCGGTCCGCTGGACAACTCCGACGACACCAGCACCGGTGGCTGGTACAACCCCACCGGTCTCGGTGACCCGGTCACCAACAAGGTGGACTACACCGGCTGGAAGACCGGCGGCGTGCAGAACCTCCTGCTCGGCGACGTGAGCCTCAACGGTGAAGTGCGCGCGTTCGACGCTTCCCTGGTGCTGCAGCACCTCGCACTCCTGATAACGCTGAGCGCGCAGCAGCAGACCATCGGCGACGTGAACTGCAGCAACGTGTTGAGCACGCTGGATGCATCCTTCATCCTGCGCTACGTGGCCGGACTCCTCTCCTACTTCCCGTGCGCGCTGGCGGGCCCGGAGGGCAGCCCCGCGCTCCCGGTGGTGGCGGACGGGCTCTACCTCCCCGGCTCGGGACACGGCAACTTTGACGTCCGTCTCCCCGCCTTCACCCTTGAGCCCGCCAACGAAACCACGGTGCGCGTGGAAGTCGGCGGCGACGGCGAGTTGCTCGGGCACGAGTACCACTTCGAATACGACCCCAACCTGGTCGAGGTCGCGGGCGTCCGCCTCACCAAAGACGCGGAAGGTGCCATGCTGTACTGGAAGGCGGACACCGAGGGCCACCTCCACGTCGCGGTAGCGGCCATGGACCTGCTCCCGGTGAAAGCCGCGGTGGAACTGGTGCTGCGTCCCAGGGGCAATCCCGCGGACGGAACCCGCGTGGCGTTCGACTTCACCCGTGTGGTACTGAACGAGCAGAACCTCACCGATGTGGCCCTTTCCGACGGCGGCACCGTGAACGTGTCGCGCAAGCTCCCGGGGGAGTTCGCGTTGATGCAGAACCGGCCCAACCCGTTCAACCCCACGACCACCATCGAGTACGCGATCCCGGCATCGGCCAGTTCGCTGCGGGTGAGCGTTTCGGTGTTCGACGTGGCCGGGCGCCTGGTGCGGACCCTGGTCGACCGTACCGAGGCACCGGGGCTCCACAGCGTGGTGTGGGACGGACGCGACGATCGCGGCGTCGCGGTCAGCAGTGGTGTGTACTTCTACCGGATCAACGCGGGCAGCTTCCGCGCCGATCGCAAGATGGTGCTCCTGAAGTAA
- a CDS encoding glucosamine-6-phosphate deaminase: protein MTSPVEQKALARSGRELAYPPAEKIGVIVVDSFPALGNLAALRFIEWVQDNPEGVIALPTGRTPEHFIREVNRLLGGWKQKAVRHELAESGVDAAKKCDMRGLRFVQIDEFYPIDPAQHNSFHYYVNRFYMGGFGLDPKRALFIDCSRIGLAPGESLASIWPGAAVDLSLRLRMAVSKLEQFQRDTIERIDQWCVEYEQRIRDLGGIGFFLGGIGPDGHIGFNVRGSDLHATTRLCEVNYETQAAAATDLGGIEVARKRLVITIGPATITYNPDCTAIIMAAGEAKADIVRDAIQHDRHVRYPATALQVLSNARFYLTRGAAKNLEARQLLAVNDASVVSDAHADRIVIDLAMARDKRIEDLSEDDFRSDPTAAALLARRPGGARKLGRGTAQRLRDRLEEGSQIWRETTFLHTEPHHDDLMLGCLPLIARHIRDHTTRHYFATLTSGFTAVTRTFMLRHLRNLQAFMQSASFATLDAKGYFDPANDAHRNGDVWHYLDGLAAKRRSMQDEAEARRLYRNLVELFAKSDAAAVAARVTELIAYFESVYPGEKDVDHAQKLKGMCREFEAECLWGYFGWQGDSVRHLRLEFYTGEIFTGEPTLDRDVPHLLELMRDVKPDVITLALDPEASGPDTHYKALQATCESLKLYEEESERDITVLGYRNVWYRFHPAEADLFVPVSMGMFALQESAFLNTFSSQREASFPSPDHDGPFCELAQKIQVDQYRTVKACLGRDFFYQHPSALIRATRGLVLLKRMTPAELYTHARELRRTTENA from the coding sequence ATGACGTCACCCGTTGAACAGAAGGCCCTGGCCCGATCCGGGAGGGAGCTGGCCTACCCGCCCGCCGAGAAGATCGGTGTGATCGTGGTGGATTCGTTTCCCGCGCTCGGCAACCTGGCCGCGCTGCGTTTCATCGAATGGGTGCAGGACAACCCCGAAGGCGTCATCGCGCTTCCCACCGGCCGCACCCCCGAGCACTTCATCCGCGAGGTCAATCGCCTGCTGGGTGGATGGAAGCAGAAGGCGGTCCGGCACGAACTTGCCGAATCGGGTGTCGATGCCGCGAAGAAGTGCGACATGCGCGGCCTGCGCTTCGTACAGATCGACGAGTTCTATCCCATCGACCCCGCGCAGCACAACAGCTTCCACTACTACGTAAACCGTTTCTACATGGGGGGTTTCGGCCTGGACCCGAAGCGGGCCCTGTTCATCGATTGCAGCCGCATCGGCCTGGCCCCGGGGGAGAGCCTCGCCAGCATCTGGCCCGGCGCCGCCGTGGACCTGAGCCTGCGCCTGCGCATGGCCGTGTCCAAGCTCGAGCAATTCCAGCGCGACACCATCGAGCGCATCGACCAGTGGTGCGTCGAATACGAACAACGCATCCGCGACCTGGGCGGCATCGGCTTCTTTCTGGGCGGCATCGGGCCGGACGGGCACATCGGCTTCAACGTTCGCGGCTCCGACCTGCACGCCACCACACGCTTGTGCGAGGTGAACTACGAAACCCAGGCCGCCGCCGCCACCGACCTGGGGGGCATCGAGGTGGCGCGCAAGCGTCTCGTCATCACCATCGGGCCGGCCACCATCACGTACAACCCGGATTGCACCGCCATCATCATGGCCGCGGGCGAGGCCAAGGCCGACATCGTACGCGACGCGATCCAGCACGATCGACACGTGCGCTACCCGGCCACGGCGTTGCAGGTGCTGTCCAACGCCCGCTTCTACCTCACGCGGGGCGCGGCGAAGAACCTGGAAGCGCGCCAGCTACTCGCGGTGAATGACGCGAGCGTGGTGAGCGATGCCCACGCCGACCGCATCGTGATCGACCTGGCCATGGCCCGGGACAAGCGCATCGAGGATCTCAGCGAGGACGACTTCCGCTCAGATCCCACCGCCGCCGCGCTGCTCGCCAGGCGGCCCGGGGGTGCCCGCAAGCTGGGCCGCGGCACCGCGCAACGGCTCCGGGATCGTCTGGAAGAGGGATCGCAGATATGGCGCGAAACCACCTTCCTGCACACCGAACCCCACCACGACGATCTCATGCTGGGGTGCCTGCCGTTGATTGCGCGCCACATCCGCGATCATACCACGCGTCACTACTTCGCCACCCTCACCAGCGGGTTCACCGCGGTGACGCGCACGTTCATGCTGCGCCACCTGCGCAACCTGCAGGCGTTCATGCAGTCGGCCTCGTTCGCGACGCTCGACGCGAAGGGATACTTCGACCCCGCCAACGACGCCCACCGCAACGGCGACGTGTGGCACTACCTGGATGGCCTGGCGGCGAAGCGCCGTTCCATGCAGGACGAGGCCGAGGCGCGCCGGCTGTACCGCAACCTGGTGGAGCTGTTCGCGAAGAGCGATGCCGCGGCGGTCGCGGCGCGGGTGACGGAATTGATCGCCTATTTCGAGTCGGTATACCCGGGCGAAAAGGACGTCGATCACGCGCAGAAGCTCAAGGGGATGTGCCGGGAGTTCGAAGCCGAGTGCCTGTGGGGTTATTTCGGGTGGCAGGGGGATTCGGTGCGGCACCTGCGGCTGGAGTTCTACACCGGCGAGATCTTCACCGGAGAGCCCACGCTGGATCGCGACGTCCCGCACCTCCTCGAGCTGATGCGCGACGTAAAACCCGACGTGATCACCCTCGCGCTCGACCCCGAAGCGAGCGGGCCGGACACGCACTACAAGGCGCTGCAGGCCACGTGCGAATCGCTCAAGTTATATGAAGAAGAGAGCGAGCGTGACATCACCGTGCTGGGTTACCGCAACGTGTGGTACCGGTTTCATCCGGCGGAAGCGGACCTCTTCGTGCCGGTGTCGATGGGCATGTTCGCCCTGCAGGAGAGCGCGTTCCTCAATACGTTCAGCTCGCAGCGCGAGGCGTCCTTTCCCAGCCCCGACCACGACGGCCCCTTCTGTGAGCTCGCCCAGAAGATCCAGGTGGACCAGTACCGCACGGTCAAGGCCTGCCTGGGCCGCGACTTCTTCTACCAGCACCCCAGCGCGCTGATCCGCGCCACGCGCGGCCTCGTCCTGCTCAAGCGCATGACGCCGGCCGAGTTGTACACGCACGCACGCGAACTCAGGCGCACCACCGAGAACGCCTGA